The Rhododendron vialii isolate Sample 1 chromosome 6a, ASM3025357v1 genome includes a window with the following:
- the LOC131330061 gene encoding F-box/kelch-repeat protein At3g23880-like isoform X1, with the protein MSDYLHQDVLIDILTRLPAESLVRLTPVCKSWHSLITSPKFISHHLHRTASNPDNDRLLVRYRTDKPKQDHYSLVLDGNDSFRQLKTFDYPFDSVGYSVVGSCNGLICLSDDQYCYRDNMFLWNPSIRKFFAMPRHNITYKSHGPFMHSLGFGFDPVSNDFKVVRVVHTDDRISPDVEIYTLKTGRWRYISEKALPLMIEERFRQAYVNGAAHWMAFHQGTLLTCFRYTILSFNMSDEVFNEILVPDSITLEGGLVVFKESLCLFQQCVNDNDDHYLVWIMKEYGVSTSWAKLFRIDLCGGLWRPLGLRKNGEVIFSTRDEDLVSCNYRSKQISYLGIHGTSGDGYLNWHAFYIDTYVESLVLLNKLESPENTVVSSQNKKNKKEEEEQKEAGGEKEEI; encoded by the exons aTGTCGGACTACCTTCACCAAGACGTGCTGATTGACATCCTCACACGACTACCCGCCGAGTCTCTGGTTCGACTCACTCCCGTTTGCAAGTCATGGCACTCTCTCATCACCAGCCCCAAATTCATCTCTCACCACCTCCATCGAACGGCTTCGAACCCCGACAACGACCGCCTCCTCGTTCGCTACCGCACTGATAAACCCAAGCAAGATCACTACTCTCTGGTACTCGACGGTAACGACTCATTCCGTCAACTTAAAACCTTCGATTATCCTTTCGACTCTGTTGGTTACTCTGTTGTTGGTAGCTGTAATGGCTTGATTTGCCTTTCTGATGATCAATATTGTTACAGAGACAATATGTTTCTGTGGAATCCGTCAATTAGGAAGTTTTTTGCTATGCCTCGACATAATATCACGTATAAATCGCACGGTCCCTTTATGCATTCTCTAGGGTTTGGATTCGATCCAGTCTCCAACGACTTTAAGGTGGTTAGAGTTGTGCATACGGATGATAGGATTTCGCCTGATGTTGAGATTTACACGCTCAAGACTGGTCGTTGGCGATATATTAGTGAGAAAGCACTTCCGTTAATGATTGAGGAGCGATTTCGACAGGCTTATGTCAATGGGGCTGCCCATTGGATGGCATTTCATCAGGGGACTCTATTGACCTGTTTTCGCTATACGATCTTGTCGTTCAACATGAGTGATGAGGTTTTTAATGAGATATTGGTTCCGGATAGTATTACCCTTGAGGGTGGCCTTGTTGTATTTAAGGAATCCTTGTGTTTGTTCCAGCAGTGTGTAAATGATAATGACGATCATTATTTGGTTTGGATAATGAAGGAGTACGGCGTGTCAACTTCTTGGGCCAAACTATTCAGAATCGATCTTTGTGGAGGTTTGTGGAGGCCCCTTGGGTTGAGAAAAAACGGTGAAGTTATATTTTCCACTCGTGATGAGGATTTGGTTTCTTGCAATTACCGAAGCAAACAGATTAGCTATCTTGGAATACATGGCACATCCGGCGACGGATACTTGAACTGGCACGCATTTTACATAGATACTTATGTAGAGAGCCTGGTATTGCTAAACAAGTTGGAAAGTCCTGAAAATACAGTTGTAAGTAGccagaacaagaagaacaagaaggaggaggaggagcaaaAGGAAGCAG gtggagaaaaagaagaaatctaA
- the LOC131330057 gene encoding F-box/kelch-repeat protein At3g06240-like, protein MSDHLPQDLLIDILTRLPAESLVRLTPVSKSWHSLITSPKFISRHLLRTASNPDNDRLLVRYRTDEPKRDHYSLVVDGKDSFHLLKTLDLPVGAFESLGYSVVGSCNGVICLSDDQEYGYTDDMFLWNPSIRKFFAIPRYNVTFQSHGPFMHCVGFGYDPVTDDFKVVRVVHTGVDCDRIPPEVEIYTLKTGRWRYISDKALPVKIMERYRQAYFNGAAHWMAFTRGPFRHTILAFNMSEEVFNEIFVPESITHDVSLYNKITLSVFKESLCLIQCVYRNDRHCSVWIMKEYGVAASWANLFRIDLCGGLSRPLGLRKSGEVIFATDDGNLVSCDHQTKHITYVGICGKFGDGFSHIFYPDSYTESLELLNVLESSENEVVSGQKEEEKEGGGGKQEEAKGSSLLRAGYHLLSPNRPPNGYLLDF, encoded by the coding sequence atgtCGGACCACCTTCCTCAAGACCTGCTGATCGACATCCTCACACGACTACCCGCCGAGTCTCTGGTGCGGCTCACTCCCGTTTCCAAGTCGTGGCACTCCCTCATCACCAGCCCCAAGTTCATCTCCCGACATCTCCTTCGAACGGCGTCGAACCCCGACAACGATCGCCTCCTCGTTCGCTACCGCACCGACGAGCCCAAGCGAGATCACTACTCTCTGGTGGTGGACGGTAAGGACTCGTTCCATCTACTCAAAACCCTCGATTTACCTGTCGGCGCTTTCGAGTCTTTGGGTTACTCTGTTGTTGGTAGCTGTAATGGGGTTATCTGCCTGTCTGATGATCAGGAATATGGTTACACGGACGATATGTTCCTGTGGAATCCCTCTATTAGGAAGTTTTTTGCTATTCCGAGATATAATGTCACGTTTCAATCGCACGGCCCCTTTATGCATTGTGTAGGGTTTGGATACGATCCCGTCACAGACGACTTTAAGGTGGTTAGAGTTGTGCATacgggtgtggattgtgatagGATTCCGCCGGAGGTTGAGATTTACACTCTCAAGACTGGTCGTTGGCGGTATATAAGTGATAAGGCGCTTCCGGTAAAGATTATGGAGCGATATCGGCAGGCTTATTTTAATGGGGCTGCACATTGGATGGCATTTACTCGGGGTCCTTTTCGCCACACAATCTTGGCGTTCAACATGAGTGAAGAGGTTTTTAACGAGATATTTGTTCCGGAGAGTATTACCCATGATGTGAGTCTTTACAATAAGATTACACTCTCTGTATTTAAGGAATCACTTTGTTTGATCCAGTGTGTATATCGCAATGACCGGCattgttcggtttggattaTGAAGGAGTATGGCGTGGCAGCTTCTTGGGCCAATCTATTCAGAATTGATCTTTGTGGAGGTTTGAGCAGGCCCCTTGGGTTGAGGAAAAGTGGCGAAGTTATATTTGCAACTGATGATGGGAATTTGGTTTCTTGCGATCACCAGACCAAGCACATTACATATGTTGGAATATGTGGCAAATTTGGCGACGGGTTCTCTCACATATTTTACCCGGATTCTTATACGGAGAGCCTGGAATTACTAAATGTGCTGGAAAGTTCTGAAAATGAAGTTGTTAGTGGccagaaagaagaagaaaaagaaggaggaggaggcaaACAAGAAGAAGCAAAAGGAAGCAG
- the LOC131330061 gene encoding F-box/kelch-repeat protein At3g06240-like isoform X2 produces MSDYLHQDVLIDILTRLPAESLVRLTPVCKSWHSLITSPKFISHHLHRTASNPDNDRLLVRYRTDKPKQDHYSLVLDGFGFDPVSNDFKVVRVVHTDDRISPDVEIYTLKTGRWRYISEKALPLMIEERFRQAYVNGAAHWMAFHQGTLLTCFRYTILSFNMSDEVFNEILVPDSITLEGGLVVFKESLCLFQQCVNDNDDHYLVWIMKEYGVSTSWAKLFRIDLCGGLWRPLGLRKNGEVIFSTRDEDLVSCNYRSKQISYLGIHGTSGDGYLNWHAFYIDTYVESLVLLNKLESPENTVVSSQNKKNKKEEEEQKEAGGEKEEI; encoded by the exons aTGTCGGACTACCTTCACCAAGACGTGCTGATTGACATCCTCACACGACTACCCGCCGAGTCTCTGGTTCGACTCACTCCCGTTTGCAAGTCATGGCACTCTCTCATCACCAGCCCCAAATTCATCTCTCACCACCTCCATCGAACGGCTTCGAACCCCGACAACGACCGCCTCCTCGTTCGCTACCGCACTGATAAACCCAAGCAAGATCACTACTCTCTGGTACTCGACG GGTTTGGATTCGATCCAGTCTCCAACGACTTTAAGGTGGTTAGAGTTGTGCATACGGATGATAGGATTTCGCCTGATGTTGAGATTTACACGCTCAAGACTGGTCGTTGGCGATATATTAGTGAGAAAGCACTTCCGTTAATGATTGAGGAGCGATTTCGACAGGCTTATGTCAATGGGGCTGCCCATTGGATGGCATTTCATCAGGGGACTCTATTGACCTGTTTTCGCTATACGATCTTGTCGTTCAACATGAGTGATGAGGTTTTTAATGAGATATTGGTTCCGGATAGTATTACCCTTGAGGGTGGCCTTGTTGTATTTAAGGAATCCTTGTGTTTGTTCCAGCAGTGTGTAAATGATAATGACGATCATTATTTGGTTTGGATAATGAAGGAGTACGGCGTGTCAACTTCTTGGGCCAAACTATTCAGAATCGATCTTTGTGGAGGTTTGTGGAGGCCCCTTGGGTTGAGAAAAAACGGTGAAGTTATATTTTCCACTCGTGATGAGGATTTGGTTTCTTGCAATTACCGAAGCAAACAGATTAGCTATCTTGGAATACATGGCACATCCGGCGACGGATACTTGAACTGGCACGCATTTTACATAGATACTTATGTAGAGAGCCTGGTATTGCTAAACAAGTTGGAAAGTCCTGAAAATACAGTTGTAAGTAGccagaacaagaagaacaagaaggaggaggaggagcaaaAGGAAGCAG gtggagaaaaagaagaaatctaA